A genomic window from Triticum urartu cultivar G1812 chromosome 7, Tu2.1, whole genome shotgun sequence includes:
- the LOC125521561 gene encoding LOW QUALITY PROTEIN: NAC domain-containing protein 91-like (The sequence of the model RefSeq protein was modified relative to this genomic sequence to represent the inferred CDS: deleted 2 bases in 1 codon) — translation MTTAAGSESSSSSTPATAAAVLPVGFRFRPTDEELVRHYLKAKIAGRAHPDLLAIPDVDLAAVEPWDLPARSVIKSDDPEWFFFARRDRPKYPGKSSRSCRSTAAGYWKATGKDRLIRAPGPGGCRGKGALIGVKKTLVFHRGRAPRGARTPWIMHEYTATDPNPQSQSQSQSAGPQNDSFVLYRLFNKQDEETPAPVSEPPSTSPPANPPLQQADDTASASMVEDKASPSDSSQLTPTNATTDHTSTAHLLAAAGDAEQIADQDAAYLNMLAQLPAISSPMRPYTDLPFVGNMGDEQEDFSMYLNNIIGEQDVQAMLPNPADDETGVSNPTGSWTPYPQDMLDMINSIGPMGAAPWTQQQQQATAPVELMDPQQGIAARRIRLAYAVERASASQPILACHSESEEGEGESAGCSTESSSNNHEEEDHVNDALFQTMAGDLMHNITPAQALLVSWVEVADKLQHLSFNDDSILEEEDAKPSRGAGLKQRVKQDSGRNGHDPDGLLRNSAYLPGPGDSFSETARRRRSLWLALLVMAIPLLVLVLVGVWRSLSYRPV, via the exons ATGACGACCGCGGCGGGGTCggagtcgtcgtcctcctcgaccccggcgacggcggcggcggtgctgcCGGTGGGGTTCCGGTTCCGTCCGACGGACGAGGAGCTGGTGCGGCACTACCTCAAGGCCAAGATCGCGGGGCGGGCGCACCCGGACCTGCTGGCGATCCCGGACGTGGACCTGGCGGCGGTGGAGCCGTGGGACCTGCCCGCCCGCTCCGTCATCAAGTCGGACGACCCCGAGTGGTTCTTCTTCGCCCGCCGCGACCGCCCCAAGTACCCCGGCAAGTCCTCCCGCTCCtgccgctccaccgccgccggaTACTGGAAGGCCACCGGCAAGGACCGCCTCATCCGGGCGCCCGGCCCCGGCGGCTGCAGGGGGAAGGGCGCCCTCATCGGCGTGAAGAAGACCCTGGTGTTCCACCGCGGCCGCGCCCCACGCGGCGCACGCACCCCGTGGATCATGCACGAGTACACCGCCACCGACCCAAACCCCCAGTCCCAATCCCAATCTCAATCTGCAGGCCCCCAAAAT GATAGCTTTGTTCTGTACCGCCTGTTCAACAAGCAGGATGAAGAGACCCCGGCCCCCGTTTCAGAACCCCCGTCCACGTCGCCTCCAGCCAATCCGCCGCTACAGCAAGCCGACGACACGGCCAGCGCCTCCATGGTGGAAGACAAGGCCTCGCCATCTGATTCGAGCCAGCTGACCCCGACCAATGCAACCACCGACCACACCTCCACTGCCCATCTTCTTGCAGCCGCCGGTGACGCAGAGCAGATAGCGGATCAG GATGCTGCTTATCTGAATATGTTGGCCCAGCTTCCTGCAATCAGCTCCCCGATGCGTCCTTACACGGATCTCCCTTTTGTCGGCAACATGGGTGATGAGCAGGAAGACTTCTCGATGTATCTGAACAACATCATAGGTGAGCAGGATGTGCAAGCCATGTTGCCCAATCCAGCCGATGACGAAACGGGCGTGTCCAATCCTACAGGCTCATGGACTCCTTATCCCCAAGATATGTTGGACATGATAAATTCAATTGGCCCTATGGGAGCAGCACCTTGgacgcagcagcagcagcaggccACAGCTCCAGTAGAGTTGATGGACCCACAACAAGGGATTGCGGCAAGGAGGATCCGGCTTGCGTACGCTGTTGAGAGGGCATCGGCGTCTCAGCCTATATTAGCTTGTCACTCGGAAAGCGAAGAAGGTGAGGGCGAATCAGCTGGCTGTAGCACAGAAAGTTCATCCAACAACCATGAGGAGGAGGATCATGTCAATGATGCACTTTTCCAAACCATG GCTGGAGATCTGATGCATAACATCACTCCTGCTCAAGCGCTACTGGTTTCTTGGGTGGAAGTTGCAGACAAGCTCCAGCATCTATCATTCAATG ATGACAGCATattggaagaagaagatgccAAGCCGAGTCGTGGAGCCGGTCTGAAGCAGAGGGTGAAGCAGGACTCGGGTCGAAACGGGCATGACCCGGACGGACTCCTGCGCAACAGTGCCTACTTGCCTGGCCCTGGAGATTCATTTTCAGAAACAGCGAGACGGCGGAGGTCCCTCTGGCTGGCGCTCCTGGTGATGGCCATC CCTCTGCTTGTGCTTGTATTGGTTGGTGTCTGGAGGTCACTGAGCTACCGGCCGGTGTAA
- the LOC125522213 gene encoding guanine nucleotide-binding protein alpha-1 subunit — MSMLACALQTMGSSCSRPHSVNEADEADNTRSADIDRRILHETKADQHIHKLLLLGAGESGKSTIFKQIKLLFRTGFDEAELKGYTPVIHANVFQTIKILYDGAKELAQVESESSKYVILPDNQEIGEKLSEIGGRLDYPSLNKELVQDVRKLWEDQAIQETYSCGSVLQVPDCAHYFMDNLDRLAEADYVPTKEDVLHARVRTNGVVEIQFSPLGESKRGGEVYRLYDVGGQRNERRKWIHLFEGVDAVIFCAAISEYDQLLFEDETQNRMMETKELFDWVLKQTCFEKTSFMLFLNKFDIFERKIQKVPLTVCEWFKDYEPIAPGKQDVEHAYEFVKKKFEEVYFQSSKPERVDRVFKIYRTTALDQKLVKKTFKLMDESMRRSREGTGT; from the exons ATGTCCATGCTCGCGTGTGCGCTTCAAACCATGGGCTCATCCTGCAGCAGACCTCACTCAGTAAATGAGGCAGACGAAGCTGACAACACAAGA TCTGCAGACATCGACCGCCGCATTCTGCACGAGACAAAGGCGGACCAGCACATCCACAAGCTCTTGCTTCTTG GTGCCGGAGAATCAGGAAAGTCCACGATATttaaacag ATCAAGCTTCTTTTCCGAACCGGCTTCGACGAGGCAGAACTCAAGGGCTATACGCCCGTCATCCATGCCAACGTGTTCCAGACAATCAAA ATACTATATGATGGAGCTAAAGAGCTTGCCCAAGTGGAATCCGAGTCTTCAAAATATGTGATATTACCCGATAATCAG GAGATTGGAGAAAAACTATCAGAAATCGGAGGCAGGTTGGATTACCCTTCGCTTAACAAAGAACTCGTACAGGATGTGAGAAAATTATGGGAAGATCAAGCCATTCAG GAAACTTACTCGTGTGGAAGTGTGCTGCAAGTTCCTGACTGTGCACACTACTTCATGGACAATTTGGACCGATTAGCTGAAGCAGATTACGTACCAACAAAG GAGGATGTGCTCCATGCAAGAGTGCGGACAAATGGGGTTGTAGAAATTCAGTTTAG CCCCCTTGGAGAGAGCAAAAGGGGCGGAGAGGTGTACAGGCTGTACGACGTAGGGGGTCAAAGGAATGAGAGGAGGAAGTGGATTCATCTCTTTGAAGGTGTTGATGCAGTTATCTTTTGTGCTGCCATTAGCGA GTACGATCAGTTGTTATTTGAGGATGAGACGCAGAACAGGATGATGGAGACCAAGGAGCTGTTCGACTGGGTGTTAAAGCAAACATGTTTTGAG AAAACATCCTTCATGCTGTTCCTCAACAAATTTGACATATTCGAGAGGAAAATACAAAAGGTTCCTTTGACCGTGTGCGAGTGGTTTAAGGACTATGAGCCAATCGCGCCTGGCAAACAGGATGTGGAGCATGCCTACGA GTTCGTGAAGAAGAAGTTTGAGGAGGTCTACTTCCAGAGCAGCAAGCCCGAGCGTGTCGACCGGGTGTTCAAGATCTACAGAACGACGGCGCTGGACCAGAAGCTTGTGAAGAAGACGTTCAAGCTCATGGACGAGAGCATGAGACGCTCCCGGGAAGGAACGGGGACGTGA